TGGAAGTTCGCCGTGAACGAGAGGTGGTCGCCAAAGAGGAACGCGGAGCACACGGCAAAGGCCAGGGTGATCACCTTGTCGCGGGCCTTGAGGTCCTTGACCATGGAGAGCAGGGCCAAGACGTTTGCCGAGCCGGCGAGCAGCCCCGCCGTGGCGTCCGAGGAGAGCCCCACGAGGCCGCCTACCTTGGCGAGCGGGCGTGCCAGGTAGCGCCTGATGAGATACACCATGGGGAAGGCGCCGCACAGCATCATGGCGATCGCGCCGGAGACCTCGAGCGCACGGAAGATGTCGGTCTCGTCGGCGATGATGGGCTCGAACCCGAACGAGCCGAACGCCGTGGTGAAGAAGCCGGTGAAGTACTCGATGACCACGAGCACGAACACGATCTTGAAGGCGGACTCCATCACGCGCCCGAACACGATGAACCCCTTGATCATGGCATCGGGCTTGAACTTCAGGCCCAGGGCCAGGGCGCCGCAGATGATGATTAGGGGGACGAGGTTGTGGGCTATCTGCGCGAAGCTGAGCGCGAGCTGGTAGGTCGCCGGCGCGTTCGTGGAGACCATCTCGCGGATCAGCGGGTGGGAGAGGGCGATGATGACGCTCGAGACCAGCACGCCTACCGGAATGGCAAGAAGCCCGCTCATGACGCCGAGGGCCAGATACTTCCGGTCGCGCTTCTCGAGCATCTTGAGGGCCACGGGGACGGTGAAGACGATGGTCGCGCCGGCCATGTAGCCGGTCATCATCGCCATGATCCAGCCCTCGCGTGTCTGGGCGAGGGCGTCGGCCAGTTGGTAGCCGCCCATGTCAACGGCAATGAAGGTGGTCGCCGCCATGGCCGGGTCCGCGCCGAGCGCCGCGTAGGCGGGGCCAAAGACCGAGGAGACGAACGCCGTCAGGTAGGGGGCCGAAGCCATGATGCCGGCCACGGGCAGGAATATGGGGCCAATCGAGTCGATGCCCTCCACGAACTGCTGCCCCAGCTCACTCTCCGGCCTAATGACCGAGGCGAGCGCCCCGACCAGCGCGCACGCCATGATGACGTACACGACGACGGTTCCGATTATCTCCATGCGTGAGTTCCCCTCGCTCGGACAGACAGGACTAGGACACGTGGGCCATCTGCGAATACAGCTCCAGGGCTGCGGTCGAGTACTCCTTCGTGGCTCGGTACCACAGGTACAGCCACTCGCCCACGGGGTCTCCCTTGGACTCCTTGTAGAGGGCCCACACGAACCAGTAGTAGGCGGAGAGCCCCACGTAGGCGAGGCAGTGCCGGTACTCCTGCGCCGTGGGCTCCCGGCCAAAGTACCGCGCGATCGCCTGGTCCGCCTCGGCGCGGTCGTAGTCGGAGCAGCAGATGAAGGTCCCCAGGTCGGAGGCATAGTCCGACATGGCGGAATACTCCCAGTCGATGAGGTACATCTCGTCGCCCCGCACCAGGAAGTTGGGACCGTAGAAGTCGTTGTGGCACAGGCACGCCGCGACGCCGTCGGCGCGGACGCACGCGCTCAGGCGCTCGGCCCGTCCCTTGAGCTTCTCGAAGTCGGGAAACGAGGGGTAGCGACGCTGGCCGAGCATGCGGACGAGCCCCTGTGCCTCCTCGTAGATGGCAAACGTCCACTCGGAGGACTCGCCGCTCGCATGAAGACGCCTGATGAGCTCCATGGCGTGGGCCACCTGGCCCTGGTCGTGGTAGTCGAACGGCTCGCAGCCGTCCACGAAGCGCGATATCTTCCAGCCCTTGTCGGGGTCCTGGTAGATGAAGGTGTCGTCGATGCCGAGCCTCTTTGCGACCGACTGCGAGTACGCCTCGCTCCTGCGGTTGATGATCTCCTCGGTTCCGGCGCCGGGGTGGCGGTACACGTAGGGGGTCGAGCCCACCGTGAAGCGGAAGGAGAGGTTGGTCAGCCCCTCCTTGATGGGGACGATGCCCTCCACGTCGTCGCGGGTGCAGTCGAGCGTGCGGCAGATGTTGTCGAGGATTTCGGAGTCCACGTTCTGCAGGAAGTCGTGGTCGAACTCCTTGAGGTCGGCCAGGGAGTCGAACTCGTAGATGACGCCCGGCTCGTAGGGGCGCAGCACCATAGAGAGGTCCTTGAGATGGTCGACGTAGATGTCCTCCCAGAGCTTCTGCGCGGTCTCGGGTCGGTCGTACTCCTGCTCGAGTATCTCAACGAAGCGCCGGGAGAAGCTCCGGTCGAAGTAGACGTGCCCGAGCATCCCGTAGCTGTCGGAGCCGCCCACGGTGACGTTGACGATGCGCCCGTTCGTGCCCGTGCCCATGCAGTACTCGTCGGTCGGTCCCGCGAAGTAGGTCCCGGAGTAGTAGGCCTCGTACACGTAGGGCTCGAACACGTTCTGGGTGAAGTAGTCGTCCGAGGAGCAGACGTAGGTGTTGCCCAGCTGCTCGCGCACAAGCATGAGCGTCGAGTTGTTGTTGCGCGCGGCGTACTCCTCGTTCACGCGTATCTTCACGCCCAGGAGGTCCTCCAGGTAGAAGAAGGCCTCCTTCATGTAGCCGACCACCACGGTGATGTCGGCGATGCCGGCGGCCTGGAGCTGGCGTATCTGGCGCTCGATCAGGACCTCGCCGCGCACCTTGAGCACGCCCTTGGGCCTCTCGTACGAGAGGGGAGCGAAGCGCGTGGAGAGGCCTGCGGCCATGATGACCGCGTTGTCGACCTTGTAGGGCGCAAGCGCGGCCAGCCCGTCAGACGTGACGCGGAAGCCGTCTGCAAGGCTTCGGTCCGACAGCGCGCGATACGTCTTGTTCACGAGCCCGAGCGAGAGCCCCGTCTTGTCCGCAAGGTCGCGCTGCGTGTGCGCGGACTCGCCCAACAGGGCGACGAGCACGTTGAACTCGTTGCGAGATAGTCCCATGAGAGTTCCCTTCGTCCAAGCATTCTGAAGGGAGTTTAAGCATTCTGACGTTTGAGTTCAACGGATAACATAATTTTTTTAGTGTGAACGGGGGTGGGGCGCGCGGAATCCGGGCGTCCCACCCCTGTCATCTCCCGGGCAAAGACAGCGTCGTTGCGTCCAGCCCCTAGTCGCTCACGATGGGCCAGGTCACACCTGTCTCGTGCCAGTTGCTCCAGTCGAGGACGTCGCCAGTTATCTCCCATCGCCTGATGGAGTCGTAGGTGTAGTTCTGGTCCACGAGGACCGAGGTCGCGTTGTAGTAGCGCGTGCGGGGCTCGTCGGGCACGTCGTAGACGGGGGTGCCCCAGGTGGAGGGGTCTCCGCCCATGGCGCCGACCAGGGTCGCGGAGAGGTCGGCGTGGCCCGTGGGCACTTCGGACACCTGCACGGGCGCGCGCGGGGCACCGGCAGGCTTGACCAGAAGTATGGGGCTCGTCACGTGGTCGATCTCGTCAGTCAGGTACCACTCGCCATGGTCTGCGGTGATCACGATGGTGGACTGGTCGTAGACGCCCAGCTCCTTGAGCTGCCGCAGGTACTCGCTCACGATCTTGAGAGAGCCCCTGCGTTGTTGCTCGGGCGAGGTCTGGTCCTCTCCCACGCGCTCGGCGTTCTCGTCCATGGTGAAGGGATAGTGAGCACCGGTCATGTGAATGACATGCAAGTCTCCGCTCTGCCCGCCGTCCTCGACCACGAGCCCTCGCGCCCGGAGCTCCTGATAGTACTCCGCGTCGTCCAGAAGCCAGGGCTTGTTGTCGAGGTTGTCGTCAGAGGGCATGATGGCGTCGTTGATCTCGTCTGTGTAGAACCAGAACCCGGGCTTGAGGACCCAGGGGAGGTCCCGGTAGAGGGAGCACCGGCCCAGGATGGCTATCGTGTCCCAGAAGTTGCCCGTGAAGTCGGGGATGGAGTGGACGTTGACGGTCTTCTGGGAGAGCGCGGTCATGCCGTTGGTGAGGTCGGAGCCGTAGACGCCCACGGAGTAGCCCAGGCGCCCCGCCTCGTCGAGCAGGTTGTCCTCTGCGTACCAGCTTCTAATCAGGGTGTTAGAGAAGGCTTTGTCATCCGGGGAGAGCGAGCGGCCCGTGAGGAGGCCCGCCATGGCGTAGCGCGTGGGAATCATCCGGCCCACCGAGTTGCGGTAGTAGGTGAAGCCCTCCATCTGGTCCAGCGCTCCGGGATCCTCCGCAAAGGCCTCATCGAGGTAGCGCGTGTCAAACGTGTCCAGTACGAAGACGATGACGTTGCTCTTCTCGGAGACGTCCATCATGCCCTGCATGGTGACGTAGGGCTTGCTGGAGCCCATGGTGCTGCCGTCGGCCGCGGGCTGGGACAGGAGCATCCCCAGCCCGATCCCCTGTGCCGCCACGAGGGTCACGGCGGCAAAGCTCGCCGCGCCCTTGAACGCGAGCGACTTGCGTAGCGAGACCAGCACGCAGAGCGCCACGATAGCAACCCACGCAAGGCCGCTCACCAGCGTGGCCTTGGTATAGGCGGACCAGTCCACCACGTTGCCGTCCGCAGGGGGGAGCCCACCGTTGAGCAGCATGACCTGCACGTAGGAGGAGATGCCCAGGGCCACCACCACGGCAAAGGCCACGTCAAAGGCGCGCCCGCGCAAGAGGCTCATGAGCAGAGAGAGGCCGATTACGCAGCAGACGGCAAAGACCGCCACGGGGCCCGCCACGTTGCCCACGCCAAAGAAGAGGCTGCTCGAGCTTCCCGCCACAATCTCCAGCGGGGCCACCACTCCCACCGTGAAGACGAGCAGCACGCTCGCCACGAGGGAAAAGACCAAGCGCGCCTTCCAGGCGAGCCTCTGGGGGCGCGGGTGCCCAAGAGATGTCGCATCGCGCGCGGCGTGGCGACCGGCCTCGGCGAGAAGCTCCTCGCGTCGCGGGTCGCTGGCGGCGACTTCCCGCACCGCAGGCTCGACGACCTTGTCGGCGTTCTCGTCGATCCTGAGGACGCGCAGCAGCACGCTCCGAACGCGCCGCCACACCACGCCCAGGAGCGCGGAGAGCGCCACGGCGACCCCGGCGAGCGCCTGAATGGTGTAGGTCATGACCGAGGGGTCGACGTACCCCCAGGCGGGCTCGGTGGTCGCCACGAGCGCGAGCGCGACCATCGCCGTGCCAAACAGGAGGTCGACCCCTGCGAGCAGCACACGTCTAGCGAGCCTCATGGATGCTCGCCCCCTCTCTTTTGGTCTGCTGCGAAAGGATCGAATCGAGCAGATAGTGACCAGCTATCTCCGCGCCCCGACCGGGGTTGAAGACAGTTTTCGAGCGCGCCCGCATGATGCGCTCGTTCCATTTTCGAGGGTCCTTCAGCATGTCCTCGACCATCTGAGGCAGCTGGTCGAGTCGCTTGGGGTCGAGCGAGACGCCCACCTCGTCTCTAAGGGTGATGTCGGTCGGCTCGATGCCGAGCCTCTCCCAGTTGGGGTTGCCGACCTTCATGGGGGTGTTAATACAGATGCAAGGTTTCAGGGTAGTAAAGGAGAACTCGCAGAAGATAGACGACCAGTCCGTGATCAGGACGTCGGCGTCGAAGATGGAGTCGCTCGTGCTGAAGTCCTGCTCGAAGGTGAGCTCCTCGTCCGTATGGGAGGAGTAGCGTGCGACTAGGGACTCCCAGCGAGCGCGATAGCGTTTCACGTACTCGGGGTGAGGTCGCACGATGACGTGGTAACCATGTCCAAGGAGGGGTCTGATGACCTCGTCGGCGCAGGAGTCGAGAATGCAGTCGTCCTGCCAGGAGGGCGCGAGGAGCACGATGGGGCGTTTGCTCTTTGGGCGCGCGCGCTGGGCATATTCGGCGATCTCGCGATCGAGGAGGTCGTATCCGCACTCCACGAGTTCCTTGGGCCTCAGATTCCGAAGTTCTTCGGCTCTGCGTATCTCCCTGACCTGGTGGGGGCCCACGCACAGCAGGGAGTCGTGGTTGTCGTAAGACTTCTCAAGTGCCGTGAGGTGCGTGCTCGTCATGTGGTGGAAGGTGAAGACGTACTTTGTGTCCTTCCTCACGTAGGAGCGCTTGAGGTAGAAGTTGTCCAGGTCCTCGAGCGTCGTGAGGACCACGTCGGCGTCCAGCTTCATCATGAGGGTGATGAGGCGTTTCTCGCCGATGTAGTAGGGGAAGATGCGGGGGTTCTCCTCGGCAATTCCGAAGATCTGGTCGTTTGGGTCGCCGGTTATGTAATGTATGCGCACGTCAGAGTTTGCCAGGAGCCATTCGAGAGCGCCCTGAAAGTACTTGTAGAAACCGCTTGACTCTGAGTAGACCACGAGGTGTTTGTCCACCGTCTCGAAGAAGCGCTTGTAGTCGGCCTTCTCCCGGCGGGCGAGCGGGTCCGGACGCCACCAGGGACCCCGGCGTGGCGAGAGCGCGTTGAGCTCGGCGAGTGCGGCCTGGCTGGCATGCAGATCGTCGTAGTCAACGTGGCGCTCGGGTCTTATGAGGAGGTTGCACAGGGCCTGCACCGCGATGGACATGAGGTTGGAGCAGACCCAGTAGAAGGCCATTCCAGCCGCCACGTAGATTCCCAGGACGAGCGAGAGCAGGATGGAGAGGCCGTTGGTGGAGTTCTTCTCCGCGCGGCTCTGCTCGCGCTGGAGAGGGTTGATGTGATTCTGCGCCACGCCCATGACCACGGCAGAGAGTGCTGCCAGAAGGGGCATGACCCACGAGAGCCCCCCGTCCTCCACGGGAATCAGACCCAAGAACTCGGTGCCGGGCGCGCCGCCGTCGGTGATGCCATGGATGACCTCGACGAGTCCGAAGAGGATGAGTATCTGGGCGGCAAGGGGGATGAGCGAGAGAAGCGGGTGGTAGTGATACTTCTTATTGAGCTCGTTTTGCTTCTCGCCTATGGTCTCTGTGTCACCGAAATACTTGACCTTAGCCCGATTGAGATCCGGCATGAGCCGTACCATCACGATGCTGTTCCACTGGCACCACAGGGAAAGTGGCATGAGCACGATCTTAATAATGACGGTGAACAGCAGGATGGCCATCCACCAGCTTCCCGTGAGGTCGTAGCAGGGTTGTACGACCAGCGAGAAGAGCTGAGCGAGCGCGTCGAGCATGCGAGGGGCTCCTTTTATGGGTGGGAACGACAAAGCAAGCGGATGAATTGTACCAGTGCCGCGGCACAGCGGACGTTCGCTCTCGCGCTAGCTGATTTTTGTGCTATGTCATGCATAAAAGTTAGACAGCACTTGAGGGAGCATGTCGCTACCGATAGAATATCTATCGTAGAAAACCGCAAGGGATTGCATTAATTTTTTAGATAGGTCTGACCATGATTAGCGAACGCCCTCGCTACCTGGAGAAGCTCATATCTGGCATGGGCACGGACCAGGTGAAGATCGGGGCACTGGTGACCACAGAGTCCACTTTATAGACGACTCGACGGGTGTGGCGACACGTAATCGCTGCTAGTCTGGTTTCTTTCCCAGAAGCGCTTTGAAATCCGTTGCTGCCGTGATGGCTCCGAGGATGATGACCAGCGCACAGACGACTCCTCGTGGCTCGGGGGGTACTCCCAGGAGGAGAAGCGAGAAGGGGATGGCCCAGGCTGAGTAGGTGATGTTGAGCGCCATGGCCCGCGACGCTCCGATTCGTGCGATTGCCTTGTAATAAAGAAGATACGAAACGGTGCCTGCAAGGGCTGCTAGCGCAATGACAGGCAGAGCCGAGCTGAAGACGATATCAAGAGCGCGCCCCCATCCTCCGAGCAGTGGAAG
This is a stretch of genomic DNA from Thermophilibacter immobilis. It encodes these proteins:
- a CDS encoding phosphotransferase, encoding MGLSRNEFNVLVALLGESAHTQRDLADKTGLSLGLVNKTYRALSDRSLADGFRVTSDGLAALAPYKVDNAVIMAAGLSTRFAPLSYERPKGVLKVRGEVLIERQIRQLQAAGIADITVVVGYMKEAFFYLEDLLGVKIRVNEEYAARNNNSTLMLVREQLGNTYVCSSDDYFTQNVFEPYVYEAYYSGTYFAGPTDEYCMGTGTNGRIVNVTVGGSDSYGMLGHVYFDRSFSRRFVEILEQEYDRPETAQKLWEDIYVDHLKDLSMVLRPYEPGVIYEFDSLADLKEFDHDFLQNVDSEILDNICRTLDCTRDDVEGIVPIKEGLTNLSFRFTVGSTPYVYRHPGAGTEEIINRRSEAYSQSVAKRLGIDDTFIYQDPDKGWKISRFVDGCEPFDYHDQGQVAHAMELIRRLHASGESSEWTFAIYEEAQGLVRMLGQRRYPSFPDFEKLKGRAERLSACVRADGVAACLCHNDFYGPNFLVRGDEMYLIDWEYSAMSDYASDLGTFICCSDYDRAEADQAIARYFGREPTAQEYRHCLAYVGLSAYYWFVWALYKESKGDPVGEWLYLWYRATKEYSTAALELYSQMAHVS
- a CDS encoding YidC/Oxa1 family membrane protein insertase; the protein is MLDALAQLFSLVVQPCYDLTGSWWMAILLFTVIIKIVLMPLSLWCQWNSIVMVRLMPDLNRAKVKYFGDTETIGEKQNELNKKYHYHPLLSLIPLAAQILILFGLVEVIHGITDGGAPGTEFLGLIPVEDGGLSWVMPLLAALSAVVMGVAQNHINPLQREQSRAEKNSTNGLSILLSLVLGIYVAAGMAFYWVCSNLMSIAVQALCNLLIRPERHVDYDDLHASQAALAELNALSPRRGPWWRPDPLARREKADYKRFFETVDKHLVVYSESSGFYKYFQGALEWLLANSDVRIHYITGDPNDQIFGIAEENPRIFPYYIGEKRLITLMMKLDADVVLTTLEDLDNFYLKRSYVRKDTKYVFTFHHMTSTHLTALEKSYDNHDSLLCVGPHQVREIRRAEELRNLRPKELVECGYDLLDREIAEYAQRARPKSKRPIVLLAPSWQDDCILDSCADEVIRPLLGHGYHVIVRPHPEYVKRYRARWESLVARYSSHTDEELTFEQDFSTSDSIFDADVLITDWSSIFCEFSFTTLKPCICINTPMKVGNPNWERLGIEPTDITLRDEVGVSLDPKRLDQLPQMVEDMLKDPRKWNERIMRARSKTVFNPGRGAEIAGHYLLDSILSQQTKREGASIHEAR
- the eutH gene encoding ethanolamine utilization protein EutH, translated to MEIIGTVVVYVIMACALVGALASVIRPESELGQQFVEGIDSIGPIFLPVAGIMASAPYLTAFVSSVFGPAYAALGADPAMAATTFIAVDMGGYQLADALAQTREGWIMAMMTGYMAGATIVFTVPVALKMLEKRDRKYLALGVMSGLLAIPVGVLVSSVIIALSHPLIREMVSTNAPATYQLALSFAQIAHNLVPLIIICGALALGLKFKPDAMIKGFIVFGRVMESAFKIVFVLVVIEYFTGFFTTAFGSFGFEPIIADETDIFRALEVSGAIAMMLCGAFPMVYLIRRYLARPLAKVGGLVGLSSDATAGLLAGSANVLALLSMVKDLKARDKVITLAFAVCSAFLFGDHLSFTANFQPSLIVPVLVGKLVAGVCAVAFANLLAVRKAEELEAADEVVE
- a CDS encoding alkaline phosphatase family protein, whose product is MRLARRVLLAGVDLLFGTAMVALALVATTEPAWGYVDPSVMTYTIQALAGVAVALSALLGVVWRRVRSVLLRVLRIDENADKVVEPAVREVAASDPRREELLAEAGRHAARDATSLGHPRPQRLAWKARLVFSLVASVLLVFTVGVVAPLEIVAGSSSSLFFGVGNVAGPVAVFAVCCVIGLSLLMSLLRGRAFDVAFAVVVALGISSYVQVMLLNGGLPPADGNVVDWSAYTKATLVSGLAWVAIVALCVLVSLRKSLAFKGAASFAAVTLVAAQGIGLGMLLSQPAADGSTMGSSKPYVTMQGMMDVSEKSNVIVFVLDTFDTRYLDEAFAEDPGALDQMEGFTYYRNSVGRMIPTRYAMAGLLTGRSLSPDDKAFSNTLIRSWYAEDNLLDEAGRLGYSVGVYGSDLTNGMTALSQKTVNVHSIPDFTGNFWDTIAILGRCSLYRDLPWVLKPGFWFYTDEINDAIMPSDDNLDNKPWLLDDAEYYQELRARGLVVEDGGQSGDLHVIHMTGAHYPFTMDENAERVGEDQTSPEQQRRGSLKIVSEYLRQLKELGVYDQSTIVITADHGEWYLTDEIDHVTSPILLVKPAGAPRAPVQVSEVPTGHADLSATLVGAMGGDPSTWGTPVYDVPDEPRTRYYNATSVLVDQNYTYDSIRRWEITGDVLDWSNWHETGVTWPIVSD